A window of the Bombus huntii isolate Logan2020A chromosome 8, iyBomHunt1.1, whole genome shotgun sequence genome harbors these coding sequences:
- the LOC126868236 gene encoding general transcription factor IIH subunit 1 yields MTTSSEDVLMQVGQVRYKKGDGTLYVMNERIAWMLDNRDTVSVSHKYADIKLQKISPEGKSKIQLQVVLHDGSSSIFHFVNRNGQEAQIKDRDDVKELLQQLLPKFKRKVNKELEEKNRMLQENPVLLQLYRDLVITQVISSEEFWSQHAAEYTQAKKSQRQEIGVNSAFLADIKPQTDGCNGLKYNLTVDIIECIFKTYPAVKRKHQENVPHKMTESDFWTKFFQSHYFHRDRINAGTKDLFTECAKIDDQELKKDIQSGIDDPLVDITSFEDQTLDDNYGNGPSKSDKVSGNIVHQSMIKRFNQHSIMVLKASTAKQSTQSIQPQLNGSTPSASKTTTLSNQLDERPKTKKLRIQEKLIYDDLDTTHDINTNNSAPLNLNHIDRYLHGPVPGYGNTEPTSEELLMTLNQLRKEVNGWLAGNSIPRQLATSLVSPAAAVSALGELTPGGSLMKGFREESLGQLIPKDLEKELRNVYVCTCELLRHFWRSFPPTTPQLEEKAIRMHEALHRFHSAKLKPFEDRVQRDFSAVSQHLTSHLNQLLNTAYRKFAVWQQRKMQMR; encoded by the exons ATGACTACATCATCGGAAGATGTTCTAATGCAAGTAGGACAAGTTCGTTATAAAAAAGGAGATGGCACTTTATATGTCATGAATGAAAGAATAGCCTGGATGCTTGATAACAGAGACACTGTATCAGTCAGTCACAAATATGCTGACATTAAGT TACAAAAGATATCACCAGAAGGAAAATCAAAAATACAATTACAAGTTGTATTACATGATGGTTCATCgtctatatttcattttgtaaaCAGAAATGGGCAAGAGGCACAAATTAAAGATCGTGATGATGTAAAAGAACTACTTCAGCAATTATTAccaaaatttaaaagaaaagtaaataaagaattggaagaaaaaaatag AATGCTTCAAGAAAATCCTGTACTGCTTCAGTTATACAGAGATTTGGTTATTACACAAGTTATTTCATCTGAAGAATTTTGGTCACAACATGCTGCAGAATATACCCAAGCTAAAAAAAGTCAAAGACAAGAAATAGGAGTAAATAGTGCTTTTCTG GCTGATATAAAACCACAAACTGATGGTTGTAATggattgaaatataatttaactgTTGATATTATAGAGTGTATATTTAAGACTTATCCAGcagtaaaaagaaaacatcAAGAAAATGTGCCTCATAAAATGACAGAATCCGATTTTTGGACAAAATTCTTTCAGTCACATTATTTTCATCGAGATCGTATCAATGCAGGGACCAAGGATCTTTTTACCGAATGTGCCAAAATAGATGATCAAGAACttaaaaaagatattcaaTCGGGTATTGATGATCCATTGGTGGATATAACTTCTTTTGAGGATCAAACTCTAGATGATAATTATGGGAATGGACCTAGTAAATCTGACAAAGTTTCAGGAAATATTGTACATCAAAGTATGATTAAGAGATTTAATCAACACAGTATCATGGTTTTAAAGGCCAGCACTGCCAAACAATCTACACAATCCATTCAACCACAATTAAATGGATCAACGCCATCAGCAAGTAAAACTACAACACTGTCTAATCAGTTAGATGAACGACCAAAGACTAAAAAA cttagaatacaagaaaaattaatttatgatGATCTTGATACCACTCATgatattaatacaaataatagTGCACCATTAAATTTGAATCATATAGACAGGTATTTACATGGTCCAGTGCCAGGATATGGTAATACGGAACCAACGTCTGAAGAACTTCTTATGACATTAAATCAATTAAGAAAGGAAGTAAATGGTTGGCTGGCAGGAAATAGTATACCAAGGCAATTAGCAACATCATTAGTTAGTCCAGCTGCAGCAGTCTCTGCCTTAGGAGAATTAACTCCAGGTGGTTCTTTAATGAAAGGCTTTAGAGAAGAAAGTCTTGGAC AATTAATACCAAAGGATTTAGAAAAAGAACTACGTaatgtatatgtgtgtacatGTGAACTTCTAAGGCATTTTTGGCGAAGTTTCCCACCTACAACTCCACAGCTTGAAGAAAAAGCCATTAGAATGCACGAAGCATTACATAGATTTCATTCCGCTAAACTTAAACCTTTTGAA gaTCGTGTTCAACGAGATTTTTCTGCTGTTAGTCAACATTTAACAAGTCATTTAAATCAACTATTAAATACAGCGTATAGAAAATTTGCAGTTTGGCAACAACGTAAGATGCAAATGAGGTAG
- the LOC126868259 gene encoding uncharacterized protein LOC126868259 isoform X1, translating to MIMTVSQEGFKYVIQKQERQKICFGSGCPRDTSKKNMTPFMRYYTLEDHPSVTPNSYDVLKSFKTIITKPCSHSISKRGYSGIARFGKKVEVKDIYPSPLDYNTSIFPKLIHKSKYPFDSSSKRQTFVDNTTPGPGMYVSIKRKGPTLKHSFGGSVKMNLGVNLKCCNRNTDICKICGTKPLGDYWHLKNEIFLCRPCMIKEYEKETKFKQKELEQFRKIRDCSIMHQHETTTAKIWLMHPRRAVQWIHKEAYLSTYFNE from the exons atgATAATGACAGTTAGTCAGGAAg GATTTAAATACGTCATACAAAAACAAGAGCGGCAAAAGATATGTTTTGGATCAGGATGTCCCCGCGATACTTCAAAAAAAAATATGACTCCATTTATGAGATATTATACATTAGAAGATCATCCAAGTGTAACACCTAATTCATATGATGTTTTAAAATcatttaaaacaattataaCTAAG CCTTGTTCTCATAGTATTAGTAAGAGAGGTTACAGTGGCATTGCTAGATTTGGTAAAAAAGTTGAAGTGAAAGATATTTATCCATCGCCATTAGATTACAATACTTCTATATTTCCTAAACTAATACATAAATCAAAGTATCCATTTGATTCTAGCAGCAAAAGACAGACTTTTGTCGACAATACAACTCCAGG ccCAGGAATGTATGTTAGTATTAAAAGAAAAGGTCCTACATTAAAACACAGTTTTGGTGGTAGTGTAAAAATGAATCTTGGAGTAAATCTTAAATGTTGTAATCGAAACACAGATATTTGCAAGATATGTGGGACAAAACCACTTGGTGATTATTggcatttaaaaaatgaaatatttttatgtaggCCATGTATGATTAAAGAATATGAGAAGGAAACAAAGTTTAAACAAAAAGAATTAGAACAATTTCGt aaaatacgAGATTGTTCAATTATGCATCAACATGAAACTACAACTGCAAAAATATGGTTGATGCATCCTAGACGAGCTGTACAATGGATACACAAAGAAGCTTATCTTTCTACTTACTTCAATGAATAA
- the LOC126868259 gene encoding uncharacterized protein LOC126868259 isoform X2: MTPFMRYYTLEDHPSVTPNSYDVLKSFKTIITKPCSHSISKRGYSGIARFGKKVEVKDIYPSPLDYNTSIFPKLIHKSKYPFDSSSKRQTFVDNTTPGPGMYVSIKRKGPTLKHSFGGSVKMNLGVNLKCCNRNTDICKICGTKPLGDYWHLKNEIFLCRPCMIKEYEKETKFKQKELEQFRKIRDCSIMHQHETTTAKIWLMHPRRAVQWIHKEAYLSTYFNE; this comes from the exons ATGACTCCATTTATGAGATATTATACATTAGAAGATCATCCAAGTGTAACACCTAATTCATATGATGTTTTAAAATcatttaaaacaattataaCTAAG CCTTGTTCTCATAGTATTAGTAAGAGAGGTTACAGTGGCATTGCTAGATTTGGTAAAAAAGTTGAAGTGAAAGATATTTATCCATCGCCATTAGATTACAATACTTCTATATTTCCTAAACTAATACATAAATCAAAGTATCCATTTGATTCTAGCAGCAAAAGACAGACTTTTGTCGACAATACAACTCCAGG ccCAGGAATGTATGTTAGTATTAAAAGAAAAGGTCCTACATTAAAACACAGTTTTGGTGGTAGTGTAAAAATGAATCTTGGAGTAAATCTTAAATGTTGTAATCGAAACACAGATATTTGCAAGATATGTGGGACAAAACCACTTGGTGATTATTggcatttaaaaaatgaaatatttttatgtaggCCATGTATGATTAAAGAATATGAGAAGGAAACAAAGTTTAAACAAAAAGAATTAGAACAATTTCGt aaaatacgAGATTGTTCAATTATGCATCAACATGAAACTACAACTGCAAAAATATGGTTGATGCATCCTAGACGAGCTGTACAATGGATACACAAAGAAGCTTATCTTTCTACTTACTTCAATGAATAA